A DNA window from Candidatus Moraniibacteriota bacterium contains the following coding sequences:
- a CDS encoding valine--tRNA ligase gives MKKELPKTYDPKKVEDKIYEEWEKSGYFNPDNLDISRNATSFTIVLPPPNITDKLHLGHSSTLAIEDLLIRYHRMKGFRTLWIPGTDHAAIATQNVVERNLLKEEGLTRYDLGKEKFLERVWDFLRKTQETILYQTRKMGASLDWSREAFTLDEQRKVAVQGMFVDMYKAGIIYRGERIVNWCPRCQSTLADDEVDYKAQKTKLYTFRYSRDFPISIATTRPETKLGDTAIAVNPKDKRYKDYVGKVYSVNFCGVPLKLKVVTDKSVDPKFGTGAVGVTPAHSMADWQLAQRNKLEIVKVINEDGKVREGFSEYLGKSAREAREMIVKKLKKQGLLKNEREIEHNLSVCYRCGTPIEPLPSKQWFIAVDKKIKRLGNKSLKEKAIEVAEQGKIKFIPDRFFRTYINWMANLHDWCISRQIWFGHQIPVWYKNEKIYVGEKKPKGKNWKQDTDTLDTWFSSGMWTFSTLGWPGFFRNGKKSGDLLRFHPTQVLETGYEIITLWVSRMIMMSLFALNEIPFEKVYLHGMVLDKSGKKMIKSKGTGIDTLT, from the coding sequence ATGAAAAAAGAACTTCCGAAAACTTACGATCCTAAAAAGGTGGAGGATAAAATCTACGAAGAGTGGGAAAAATCGGGATATTTCAACCCAGATAATTTAGACATATCCAGGAATGCTACTTCATTTACCATTGTTTTGCCCCCTCCTAATATTACTGACAAGCTCCACTTGGGACATTCTTCCACGTTAGCTATTGAGGATCTTTTAATTCGTTATCACCGGATGAAGGGCTTTCGAACTCTTTGGATTCCAGGCACTGACCATGCAGCCATCGCCACTCAAAATGTGGTGGAAAGAAACTTGCTAAAAGAAGAGGGTTTAACGCGTTATGACCTAGGCAAAGAAAAATTTCTTGAAAGAGTTTGGGATTTTTTAAGAAAAACTCAAGAAACCATCCTTTACCAGACTAGAAAAATGGGAGCTTCCCTGGATTGGTCAAGGGAAGCTTTTACGCTCGATGAGCAAAGAAAAGTAGCTGTCCAAGGAATGTTTGTCGATATGTATAAGGCAGGAATAATCTACCGCGGCGAAAGAATCGTTAACTGGTGTCCAAGATGTCAGTCAACACTAGCCGATGACGAGGTCGACTATAAAGCACAAAAGACTAAACTTTACACCTTTAGATATAGCAGAGATTTTCCTATTTCAATCGCCACCACCCGACCGGAGACAAAACTCGGAGACACGGCGATAGCAGTAAACCCTAAAGATAAAAGATATAAAGATTACGTTGGTAAAGTTTACTCCGTCAATTTCTGTGGAGTTCCTCTTAAGCTAAAAGTTGTAACCGACAAAAGTGTTGATCCAAAATTCGGAACAGGAGCAGTAGGTGTTACTCCTGCTCATTCTATGGCTGACTGGCAATTAGCCCAGAGGAACAAACTTGAAATAGTCAAGGTTATTAACGAGGATGGAAAAGTTCGCGAAGGATTTAGCGAATACTTGGGTAAAAGCGCGCGGGAAGCAAGAGAAATGATAGTTAAAAAACTAAAAAAACAAGGTCTTTTGAAAAACGAGAGAGAAATAGAACATAATTTGTCGGTTTGCTACCGGTGTGGCACACCCATTGAACCCTTACCATCCAAGCAATGGTTTATTGCGGTAGACAAAAAAATAAAAAGATTAGGGAACAAATCGCTTAAAGAGAAGGCTATTGAGGTGGCCGAGCAAGGAAAAATTAAATTCATCCCGGATAGGTTTTTCAGAACATATATAAACTGGATGGCTAATTTGCACGACTGGTGCATAAGTCGCCAAATATGGTTTGGACATCAAATTCCTGTTTGGTACAAAAATGAAAAGATTTATGTTGGAGAGAAAAAGCCAAAAGGCAAGAATTGGAAGCAGGACACTGATACGTTGGACACATGGTTTTCTTCTGGAATGTGGACTTTTTCAACTCTAGGTTGGCCAGGTTTTTTCAGGAATGGAAAAAAATCAGGGGATTTACTCCGCTTTCATCCTACCCAGGTTCTGGAAACTGGCTATGAGATTATAACCCTCTGGGTTTCCCGAATGATTATGATGTCCTTATTTGCTCTCAATGAGATTCCCTTTGAAAAAGTTTATCTTCATGGAATGGTCTTAGATAAATCAGGGAAAAAAATGATCAAATCAAAGGGCACTGGCATTGATACTCTGACGTAA
- a CDS encoding Hsp20/alpha crystallin family protein, with protein sequence MAKTKISFLERITGARKVENNQGESAPVFSEEEETEMVMRTNSSPAVRDESWGGETEGQLTIDVYQTENDIVIKSTIAGVKPEDLDVSINNDMVTIRGERKNEEEVTPENYYYQECYWGPFSRSVVLPVDVLPEKAEASLKNGILTVRLPKADTTKLKKIQVRGF encoded by the coding sequence ATGGCAAAGACAAAAATATCATTCCTGGAACGAATAACCGGCGCCAGGAAGGTTGAGAATAATCAAGGAGAATCAGCGCCAGTATTTTCCGAGGAGGAAGAAACAGAAATGGTCATGCGGACCAACTCTTCTCCAGCTGTCCGGGATGAAAGCTGGGGAGGCGAAACTGAAGGGCAGCTGACAATTGACGTATATCAGACCGAGAATGACATCGTCATTAAATCCACCATCGCGGGAGTAAAGCCGGAAGATCTTGATGTTTCCATCAACAACGATATGGTTACTATCCGGGGAGAAAGAAAAAACGAAGAAGAAGTCACTCCGGAAAATTACTATTATCAGGAATGCTATTGGGGTCCTTTTTCTCGCTCGGTTGTTCTACCGGTAGATGTTCTTCCCGAAAAAGCCGAAGCGTCTCTTAAGAATGGAATACTGACTGTGCGCTTGCCCAAAGCCGATACCACCAAATTAAAAAAGATTCAGGTGCGGGGCTTCTAG
- a CDS encoding class I tRNA ligase family protein codes for MQKMSVLIQETREDIENFRFSQAGEKLREFTWNDFADWYIEASKFEKTPEKNKILILVLKDLLKLWHPFMPFVTEHVWKQFGEKNLLMVTKWPTEENYWNIASASQTDFLNFELVKEIIKAIRRARLESKIEPHRKISVIIDTRSHQQYLGINTYALIHSQENLIRSLRTGIKELKITSEGKRIKSAIHRTVAGINIYIPTKGLVDIKKERDKAKKELENLKKFISGIESRMKNKQFLEKAPQKVIEGQKESLRKAKTKFSEIKKHIEDLG; via the coding sequence TTGCAAAAAATGTCTGTTTTAATTCAAGAGACAAGGGAGGACATTGAGAATTTTCGCTTTTCTCAAGCTGGGGAGAAATTGCGGGAATTTACCTGGAACGATTTTGCTGACTGGTACATTGAGGCCAGCAAATTTGAGAAAACTCCAGAAAAAAATAAAATTCTAATACTGGTATTAAAGGACCTCTTAAAGCTTTGGCATCCCTTTATGCCTTTCGTTACCGAGCATGTCTGGAAACAATTCGGAGAGAAGAACCTGCTTATGGTAACGAAATGGCCAACCGAGGAAAATTATTGGAACATTGCTTCTGCTTCGCAAACCGATTTTTTAAATTTTGAACTCGTAAAAGAAATCATCAAGGCCATCCGCCGTGCTCGCCTGGAAAGTAAAATTGAGCCCCACAGAAAAATCAGTGTTATCATTGATACCAGAAGCCACCAGCAATATCTAGGAATCAACACTTATGCATTGATTCATTCCCAAGAAAATCTCATTAGAAGCTTGCGTACAGGAATAAAAGAGCTCAAAATAACTAGCGAAGGAAAAAGAATTAAAAGTGCTATTCATAGGACCGTAGCCGGAATAAATATTTACATACCTACCAAAGGATTGGTTGACATTAAGAAAGAAAGGGATAAAGCTAAGAAAGAATTAGAAAATCTAAAAAAATTCATATCCGGAATTGAAAGCCGGATGAAAAATAAACAATTTCTTGAAAAAGCTCCTCAAAAAGTCATAGAGGGACAAAAAGAATCTTTGCGAAAAGCCAAGACCAAGTTTTCCGAGATAAAAAAACATATAGAAGATTTAGGTTAA
- a CDS encoding PrsW family glutamic-type intramembrane protease encodes MRYLESFFWGIIAALGALALEFIIANVFLLFPSNKNITLELFISSFAFVIISAGVEETLKYIVIAKRIEELFWNRPLLLISFLVGLSFSLVEIALIGWQIGAEWKMHYRYLVEIILLHTSTAGLMGYFIATGNPKRSGTIIKAFGLAAIAHLVFNILAFYRSYFFDYLIFLLLLFLVAVNVFNVLRIPKKLAS; translated from the coding sequence ATGAGATATCTTGAATCATTTTTCTGGGGAATTATTGCGGCGCTGGGAGCACTGGCGCTGGAATTCATTATCGCCAATGTTTTTCTTTTGTTCCCTTCAAACAAAAACATTACCCTTGAACTTTTTATTTCCTCTTTTGCTTTTGTTATTATTTCCGCTGGAGTCGAGGAAACACTGAAATACATCGTGATCGCCAAAAGAATCGAAGAGCTCTTCTGGAACCGGCCGCTTCTCCTCATTTCTTTTTTAGTCGGTTTAAGTTTTTCTCTGGTGGAGATTGCACTCATTGGATGGCAAATTGGAGCGGAATGGAAAATGCACTACCGCTATCTCGTGGAGATTATCCTTCTTCATACCTCAACTGCCGGCCTTATGGGATACTTCATCGCAACAGGAAATCCAAAGCGGTCGGGAACGATAATAAAGGCCTTCGGCTTGGCCGCTATTGCTCATCTTGTTTTTAATATCTTGGCCTTCTATCGGAGCTATTTTTTCGACTATCTTATTTTTCTTCTTTTGCTTTTTCTTGTCGCCGTTAATGTTTTCAATGTTCTGCGAATTCCCAAAAAACTTGCATCATAG